The nucleotide window TACAGCAATAGAAGTGATTAAATACGGATATACATAAAGTGAAATCCCTAAAGAAATGACCCAAGATGCTAAAATGAGGACGAGTCCACCAAATGTAGCTCCGGCTGCTAGGGCGCTAATTAATTCAGTAGGATCAGTTGTGTAAGAAGTAGAAGCCATTCCACCTGCAACAATAATACCACCTGCGATTGCAACTGCGATAGGAATTAAGTACCAAAGTAGGAATGTAAGGGACATGCCGAATAGTCTACCTTTATGTCCATTCATCATGTGGCGACTTTCCGTAATAGCATCTAAAGCAGAGATGTTTGGATTATCGCGTAAAATGAAGAAAGTTTGTGAATAAGAGTAGGTTTTAATAATTCCTGGAACGATTAAAAGTAAACTCCATAAGAATGTAAAAATACTGATTAGCAAGTAAGCTAAGAAAGTCCGGCCAAACTCTTTGAAACCACTAAACATGTATGCAACATCAGGTTGTTCTCTTCTGCTAATTGCAAGATATACCCAAGAAACCCCCACATATAAAGGTCCTGTTAGTAAGAATAAGGCAATCCAACCAATAAATGGAATCCAGCCTAATACACCACTTGCAACTGTTTCAAGCAACCATGCAAGCACAAATATTCCAATGGCAATACCCCAGTTGCCACGAAGCGACTCTTTCGCTGTTTGTTTTACTTGTGAAATAGTCATCATAATGAAAACTCCTTTTTAATTTATTTTTAAGTATAATAGCAAAAATACCTACTCTTAAAATAGCATACTTTCCGGGACTAATACAGTAATATGAAGTGTTTCATTTTTTTCTTCAAATTAGGTGTAAATTAATTCTTTTTGGGGAAAAGATAATATGGTATGATTAATTTGGAGGTGGCACAAATGGCCCATGAGAATTTAAGAGAACTAGAAGATCGCTTAATTGAATTACGACAAGAGTATCAAGAAACAATTAGTGAAACAAGAGATTTTGAAGACCCACAACTCCAAAACGGACCGATTAATGCTGCGGAAGTTAGATTAAGTGCATTACGTCACGAAATCTCAGAAGTAGAGAAGAAAATTAAAAAAGTAGAAGGTAATACCAAATAAGGAAATAACGTCCTTTTGCTAATATAAATTTAGCGGAAGGATGTTTCTTTTTATGTGAATTTGGAGGAATGAAAATGAAACCAATTTTTGCTGTAGGGGATGTACACGGAGAAATAACTCTTTTAGATGAGCTGCTAGAAAACTGGGATAAAAAGCGGGAACGACTTCTGTTTGTGGGGGACTTAATTGATCGCGGTGAAAATCCTGCAGCGGTCCTTAGAAGGGTGAAAGCGTTAGCAGATAATTCAGGAGCCATTGTTTTAAAAGGCAATCACGAACAAATGTTACTGGATTGGCTAGAAAATCCCTCCGAGAAAATGCACTACTATTTAAGCCAAGGTGGCATGGAAACCATTCAATCACTTATTTCGGACTCACTTAACAAAAAAACAACACCAGAAGGGCTAGCGGAAAGGATTAAGCTAGAATCGGCTGAGCTGATTGAGTTTATCCGGAATTTACCGCTTTATTATGAAGAAGGTAAGTATGTATTTGTCCATGCAGGAGTTGATCTTTCTAAAGACGACTGGCATGAAACGGAGGAACGAGATTTTTACTGGATTCGAGAACCATTTTTGTTCGGTGAAAATAAAACGGGGAAAGTATTTATCTTTGGACATACCCCGGTGCAAAATTTACATAAAGACGGAAGCGCAGGCATCTGGGTTTCAGCAGATAAAACAAGACTTGATATCGATGGTGGGGCTGTTTTTGGCGGAGAACTTCACGGCGTTGTTGTGGAAGAAAAAGTCATTACAAAAAGCTTTACTGCGAAAAAATAAGCGTTCAAGATGCTTCTCTCTAGGAGCATCTTGAACGCTTATTTTTAATAATACGGCGCCATGAAAAGATAAACTAATACGCCAGTTAAACTTACATATAACCAAATCGGCATCGTCCAACGAACAATTTTTTTATGTTTTCCGATTTGCATTGTCCAGCCCCAAACAAGTGCGAAGAGTGCAAGTGGAACGACGATTGCAGCTAAGAAGCTATGTGTAATTAAGATAAAGAAGTAAATCGGACGGATAATTCCAGTTCCACCAAATGTAGATGTTTCGGCGGATAAGTAATGAAATGTTAAATAAGATACTAAGAAGAATAGCGTAGATGTAAATGCTGCAAGGATAAATCCGCGGTGCATGTTAATGTTTTTCTTTTTTATAATCGCCCAAAGTGCAATAACTAAAAATACAAAGGTAAAACTATTAAAGATGGCATTCATTCGCGGGAAAATCGTGATATCAAAATGCACGGCTCCCTGATAGCCAATTGGTGAAAAGAAGAGTAGTAAAATCACCACAACTGCGATAAATGAAATAATCATTATCGGCCAAAAATAGTTTTTTTCTGATGTCGGCTTTGTGAGTTTTTCTTTGTTTTGTTCCATGAAAAAAATAGCCCCCTAAATAAAAAATTGCTGTACCTTATTTCATTATACATGACGAACATATCGGATGCGAAAAATTGAACTATATGAGGTATAATGAGTTGGAAAGGGTGTTTCTTATGTCAATAATTGCGCGAGAATTAACAAAAGCAGAGGAAGCGGAAATCATCCGTTTAAAAGAAGAAGGCGAAATAATGCTCCAAACAGACGGGACTCCGGAAGAGCGTGTTCAGAAAATTGTAGATTACTTAAAAAATACCTCACCAGACCCAGACTCAGCAGAAGAACAGGGTTATCTGTTAGGTTCTTTATACGGGGAAGCAGTACGAGAAAAATACGGCTGGAAATGGTTGTTTGTTTCTGAAAATGACTTAGAGGGCTATGCAATTACATCGAAAGAGCACGGCTATACTTTTATGGTACATGATTATTTTATGCAAGTGATTGTTGGGAATAAGGCGGATAATAGTAAAATGTTGTTTGAGTTAATGCCGGATATGACAGGTAATCGGAATGATTTTCGGATGATAGGATGAAAAAGCTAGCCGTTGATGTCGGCTAGCTTTCTTGTTTTTGGGTTGGGATTTTCATTTACTAATAAGTCCATTTCAATCTAATCCTTAAATTCCTGGAAACGAAAATTAGTCCCTAGTGATTGGTTTGCTGTTGTGTATTCCCTGAATTTATAAATTAATGGGGACCAATTATTAACATCTATTCTTTTTAATAAGTATATTAGAGATACGAAATTTGTTCGAAGCAGTGGAAATAACAATCTAATTATGGAGAAGGCAATTAAAGATGTAGTTGTATAATAGGAAATAGATTGTGAGAGTTAGGGGGGAAATTATCCTAGCAATCTAGAAGGATTTGTAAAGGATTATCTTATAAGGTGTCTGAAATGTGGTTAGTTAGAAAATACTGGGTAAAATGGAATGTAAAAGTTAAAAGATTTATAGTAATTTTAAACTTTCAAATGAATAAATATAAGATAATATACATTTGGAAATGTATTTCAATGAAATAAAAGAGAAATATTTAACATTAATGTTGTTTATGTTTGTATATTTTGTGACCTTTTTTCGAAAAGTGTATAAATTCGTGCATAATAACATAAATGGTGATTATTTTCACAATTATTTCTGTGAAATATTCAAAATGAGTTGAAAAAAACCATAATTTAAGCTGAATTTTGTTGTTCATGACAAGAATCGGACATTTCATTACATTTTTGGTTATACATCCAGTGATTATGTTAGAATTTAATTGTTCTAAAAAACACAAAAAGGGAGCGAATGTCAAATGGCAACAGAGACAAGACAAAAGCAAGCAAAGAAATGTGTATGTGCTTTATTAGCTGGGGGAATATTGATTAGTGGGATATCATTTCCGAATGTAGCTCAAGCAAGTACTGTGGAAGAACAAGGGTTAATAGAATATGAGTTTACTAAAAATTCAGGGCAAATGGAGCTTGCAGAGCCTATAATCCCAATGGTTCGTTCCAATCAAACGGAATCTGGAGGGTCTAGTTATAAATATATATCTAGTACAATAGTAAACTTGAACTCCACGGGAGTTAATACTTTATATCAAGCTTTATTAGCTGGAGGATTAGCTAAGGTATCCTTTGGAGGTGTAGTTGCAAAAGCAATGGTTGGAACAATATTAAGTAATAGTTTTAAAAATTATAATTATATGAAGCAAACAATCTATAAAAAATCTGACAAGAACTATTATTATTATAAAGTAATAGATGAGTTTTCAAATAGCAAAACTAAATGGAAGGGGCCAGTAAATACAAGCTATCAAAAAGTTAGAAAGTAAAAATAGGAGAGGAAGTAAAGCTGTTGAATTATAAAAAATTGATTGCAAGTATACTATTGTATATCGTGCTATTTATTGTAACGGGAATTATATTTGATAATTTCAATATATTTGTATTGGTTGTTGGAACTATTTGTTATGCACTCGCAATCATCCCGCTTGTAAAAAATAAATAAAGAAGTACAAAAAATTAATGTATTTACTTTTATGCATGAATATACTTTCGCAAATAGTAATAATTAACCTTTTAGTATCAAAAATGAGAAAAAAGACGCGCCGCAAATAAGAACGTATTTTTGTGTGAATTGCAATATGTCTTTCCAAGCTAGTAAAAAGAGCAGACAAATTTGTCCGCTCTTTTTTCAATATCTTATCTATTCTCCGCTTTATTATAAGCACCGTGCCAAACAGGGCCAATGAATTCATTTAAAGCAAATCCGCCTTTGATTGCAGCTGTAACGAAATCTTTCGCTTTAGCAACTGCTTCTTCCACGGTTAAACCTTTCGCAAGTCCAGCTGTAATTGCGGCTGCGAAAGTACAACCAGCGCCGTGATTATGACTTGGAGAAATTTTTTCAACTTCATAAACAGTGAAATCTTTTCCATCATAAAGTAAGTCGATTGCTTTGTCGCTTTCTAGTGCTTTTCCGCCTTTGATAACAACGTATTTAGCGCCTAATTCGATAATTTTTTTCGCAGCTGCTTTCATATCGTCTAGCGTTGTTAATTTACCAAGACCAGATAATTGACCAGCTTCGAACAGGTTTGGTGTTGTGATGGTTGCTTTTGGAAGTAACAAGTCACGGATAGCTTCTGCGTTTTCAGGTTGGATTAATTCATCTTCGCCCTTACAAACCATTACGGGATCAATAACGACATTTTTTAAATCATATTTATCAATCGCTTCACGAGTAGCTTTGATAATGTCGATCGAGCCAAGCATACCTGTTTTCATTGCGTCAACTGGGCCGCCAGAAAGGATTGTTTTCAGTTGTTCGCGTACAAGACCTGCATCAATTGGAGTAACACCATGCGCCCAATTGTTGTCTGGATCCATTGTTACGATTGTTGTAATTGCGCTAAAACCATAAGTACCATATTCTTCAAAAGTTTTTAAATCTGCTTGTAATCCAGCGCCACCGCTAGAATCAGAGCCTGCAATAGTTAATGTTTTTTTGATTGTCATGATTTTTCCTCCTAAAAATAAACTTTAGTCATTTGTTTCAAGCATTTTATAGATGGCAGCTGCAACCCCGTGTTCATCGTTGGTTGAGGTAACGTGTTCTGCTAAATCTTTTACTTCTTCTTCGGCATTTCCCATTGCGACACTGTAGCCAGCCATTTTGAGCATCGAAATGTCATTCATATTATCTCCAATTGCAAAAGTTTCATCAAGCGTTACGCCTAATTTTTCTACATAATATTGTAAGGAAATCCCTTTTTGTGCTTCACGGTGGGTAATTTCAATATTGTCGGAAAACGAAGAAGTAACCGAAAGCTCATTTTCTTTTTCCAGTTTTGCCTTAGCTTTTGCAAGGATTTCTTTGTCATAGGAGAAAGAAATGAATTTTAGGATGGTTAGTTCTTTATTGGCTAAAATTCTTTCTACATCAGGTATTTCATGAACGTCTTTGGATTCAAAACGCTCTTCTACTTTTTCAGTGATTTCCGAAACAGGAGCATCTGGGTGGATACGTTTATGCATTTCTATCATAAATTCTTTACCGCGTGCTTTATCTGTTGTAATTGGTCCCATATCTGTGAAAAACTCTGTATACATGCCAAGTTCGGATAAGGTGTTATACGTGTCTCGAGCTAAGTTTCTATCGATAGGATGTTGTAATACAATTTTGCCGTGTTCGTCACGAATTTCAGCACCATTCATACAAATAGCTGGTGCGTATAAGTTTGCTTTATTAATTAATCCCATCGCGTCGTCATACATCCGTCCAGTACATAGAACAAAATGAATCCCTTTTGCGCGGGCTTTTTCGATTGCCTCGACGTTTTCTTTTGCAATCTCGATATTAGAGTTAAGTAGTGTGCCATCCATGTCTGAAGCAATAACTTTAATCATAATATTTAATTCCTCCCCAATTTTACCTACTTAACTAGAATAGCATTTTTTAAAGAAAAATGCACAAAAGGTAGCTGCGAGTAGTTTTCTTTGCAGTCTGATTACTTTACTATATTTCTTTCTGTCATTTGGTTATAATAGATAAGAATAAAACGTGGATTGGATGTGGCAGAATGAGTTCAGAACTAGAAAAGATGATTGCAGGAGAAATGTATGATCCAAGTGACAGAGAGCTTGTACACGGTAGAAGTCGTGCGCGGAAGTTCTGTCGAGAAATAAATGATACGATGGACGCTGATTCCCGTCAAAGCGTGCTGAAACGTCTATTTGGTGGTACAAAAGAAAGCGTCTATGTCGAACCAGATTTTCGAGTAGATTACGGCTCCAATATTTACGTTGGCGAAAATTTTTATGCTAATTTTGATTGTGTGATTTTAGATGTTTGCGAGGTACATATTGGTGAAAATTGCATGATGGCGCCAGGTGTTCATATTTATACGGCTACACATCCACTTGATCCAGTTAAACGAAATAGTGGACTGGAACTTGGTAAGCCAGTAAAGATTGGTGATAATGTGTGGATTGGCGGTCGGGCAATTATTAATCCGGGAGTAACACTTGGTAATAACGTGGTTGTAGCATCTGGATCAGTTGTGACGAAAAGTTTCCCTGACAATGTTGTTTTAGCCGGAAATCCAGCGCGGGTAATTAAAACTATTGAGGTTAAGGATAAATGATTATTTCAGATGCAAAGATTTTTGAACAAATGGAAAGTGAGTTAGCAAAAGCAAGAGCGGCAACGACAAAGGCGAGTCAAGATAAGCATTTGCATGGTTTGATGTTACTTGTCCAACTTGCGAAAACTGGTGATGAAACAGGTTTGGAAGTGGAAACAAACCTAATTCCAAAATCAGAACCTGCGCAAATCGTCAACATGGACGGAAAGAAAATAGAGTTAGAAGATGGGGCTAATGGAGATTCATTGCTTGATTTTTAGGGGGCTATTATGAAAAAAACAATTATTACTGGAGCCATTTTTGCCGGGCTTGCAGTTCTACTTGGTGCTTTCGGGGCGCATGCTTTAAAAGATGTACTTGGAAGTTATGCAAGTACTTGGGAAACCGGCGTTCAGTATCAAATGTTTCACGCAGTTGGAATTTTAGTTGTTGGATTATTAATGGAAAAACAAGCTAGCCAGCTTTATGCTTGGGCAGTGATCTTATTTTCGGTCGGAATTGCGTTCTTTTCCGGAAGTTTATATATCTTAAGTATTTCCAAAGTAGCTGTGTTAGGCGCAATTACGCCAATCGGAGGAGTTTGTTTTGTAGCAGGCTGGTTATTGCTGATTTTGGGCGTATCGAGAAGGTCTACGAGGTTTTATTAAAATAAAAATAATCGACTTTTTGCGCATATTTGAGCATAAAGCCGATTATTTTTTATTATTCGCCAATAAGTGCTAAAATAGAGGAATCATATTTGATAAGGGAGACAGCAATTACATGACTTATGCACTTGAGATAACAGGGTTACGAAAAATCTATTCGACTGGGGTGGAAGCTCTTCGCGGGGTGGATTTAACGGTAGAAGAAGGAGATTTTTATGCGCTTCTTGGTCCAAATGGGGCGGGGAAATCAACGACAATCGGGATTATCACATCGTTAGTCAATAAAACATCTGGAAAAGTAAAAGTATTTGGCTATGACCTGGACACGGATATTGTTCGGGCGAAACAGCAAATTGGACTTGTACCGCAAGAATTCAATTTCAATCCATTTGAAACGGTACAACAAATTGTCGTTAATCAGGCCGGCTATTATGGTGTTTCTCGTAAAGAAGCATTTAAACGTAGCGAAAAATATTTAAAACAATCGAATTTATGGGAAAAGCGTCACGAACGGGCTAGAATGCTTTCAGGAGGAATGAAAAGACGCCTGATGATTGCGCGTGTGTTGATGCATGAACCACGGCTGCTGATTTTGGATGAACCTACTGCTGGGGTGGATATTGAACTTAGACGTGAAATGTGGACGTTTTTAAGGGAGCTAAATGAGAGTGGTACAACGATTATTTTAACTACACATTACTTAGAGGAAGCGGAAATGCTTTGCCGAAACATCGGTATAATCCAGTCAGGTGAGCTAATTGAAAATACGAGCATGAAATCACTACTTTCTAAGTTGCAATTTGAGACATTTATTTTTGATTTAGAGCCTTATGAACAAGCATTTGAAATCACTGGATATCAGCATGTTTTTGAAGATAAACAAACACTATCTGTTGAAGTTGAACGAAATCAAGGCGTGAATCACATCTTTGAACAATTAAGTGCTCGAGGGATTAAAGTGCTTTCTATGCGTAATAAGTCCAATAGATTAGAAGAACTATTTTTGAAAATTACCGATGAAAAACATCAAGTGGGGGAAAAACATGTTTAATCTATATTATACAGCTTTAAAAAGTCTAGCAGCAAAAGAAACCAACCGATATATGCGGATTTGGGTTCAGACACTCGTTCCACCTGTTATTACAACGTCGCTTTATTTTATTATCTTTGGGAAAATGATTGGGAGCCGTATTGGGGATATGGGTGGTTTTTCTTATATGGAATACATCGTGCCGGGGCTAATTATGATGTCTGTCATTACTAGTTCATATGCCAATGTATCGTCTTCTTTTTTCTCACAAAAATTCCAGAAAAATATTGAGGAGATTTTAGTAGCTCCTGTACCAACGCATATTATCATCTGGGGATTTCTTATTGGTGGAATCGGTAGAAGTATATTAGTAGGTTCACTAGTTACCATTATTTCTTTATTTTTTGTACCACTCCATGTCTATTCATGGTCGATTGGAATTATTACTTTTTTGATGACAGCGATTGTGTTCTCGCTAGCAGGCCTTCTCAATGGGATTTTCGCTAAATCTTATGATGATGTCTCTATTGTACCAACATTTGTTTTACAGCCGCTGACGTACCTTGGTGGTGTGTTCTACGCGATTTCTATGCTTCCGCCCATCTGGCAAGCGATTTCAAAAGTAAATCCGATTGTCTACATGATTTCTGGATTCCGGTATGGCTTCCTTGGTGTAACTGATGTCCCAATCATGGTGTCGATGTTCATTCTGGTGCTATTTATCGTTGTGCTATATGCGATTTGCTGGTATTTAATTAATAAAGGAAGAGGTTTAAGGAGTTAGCCAAATACAAACGTAGTAAATTCTGTTTCATTTTAGTTAAATTCGTCATCTAATTTTAATACAAAAAAAGGGTTTGGACTGGAAGATACGGGTATTATATAGACATAAGCAATGACAATACCATTACTTTTTCTCCCTTTTTTGTATGGATTGTCTTTACTTACCTTAAACTCCCTTTTATACTTTTAGTGGTTGTTTTACAGCTGCTAGAGGTATTTTTTTGTAAATTTTTTATGTAGTAATGGTTTGCATATCAATATTATAAGGCAAATTTCATTATAAATAAAGTCGAAAGTAATGCGACTAAAGATTCATTTTGGCAAATAAAATAGGAATGTGTCTATTTTATGAATCTTTTTGTTATGTCCTTGTATAATGAAATGGCTACGTATATTCTTAAAGGAACAACAAATTTTTATATACATAGGAGGAAACATGGGATTTTTAGAAGCTTATAAGTCATTTTGGAAGAACTACGTCAATTTTAGTGGTCGTGCACCTCGTTCGGCGTATTGGTATGTAGTACTTTGGAATGCAATTATTATTGGAGTTCTTTACATTTTAGCAATCATTTTTGGTATTTCCGCATTGATGGAAGGGAGTGCGGGCGGCACTGGTATGGTTGGCGGTGGTGGCGCACTATTAATTTTAGTCATTTTATGGCTGTATCTATTAGCGGCTTTAATTCCGACAATCAGTCTTACTGTTAGACGTTTACATGATTCAGGGAAAAGTGGTTTTTTTGCTTTTCTTGACTTAATTCCATTTGTTGGGGGAATTATTATTTTAGTATTTATGTGCCTTGAAAGTGACGGACCAAACCAATATGGTGATGATGATAGTCAATTTGATATTTAAATAGAAAAAACATACTAAGATTAGAGAGTAAAGTCATTGACGGATGATTTTGTCCTCTATTTTCTTGTTTGGGTGAAAGGAAAATCGATCATAGACTCATGGACTTCGAGCCCTCATTAAAAAACGGTCTCTTTCACTGTCATTTTAAAATCTATTTTAAGTATGTTGGGGCTTCGAGCTCGTGTAAAGGAAATTAGGAACGAAATGAAACAGTGAAGAACCTTTCAAAAAAAGAAAGAAGGCTGAGACATAACAAAATATCAGCAATAAAAACTGGATAATAGAAAAGCAGAAATCATTGTATAGAGCCATTTCAAAAAATGGAATAGACATGATTCCTGCTTGTTTTTATTTTAGAGCCGCTTTTTATACCCATGCTTGAAAACATAATGAATGGTGTGAAATGAGTATGACGGTTCATTTTATCCCACAAGGTCTTGAAGAACCTCAATAAGCTATCGATCAACAACTTATTCCTTTATCTCAATTATGACAGAAAAACAGTTGTAGGCCGATAGCTTTTTCATTATGATTGGTATCAGCGAAAGCTGATATGAAGGTGCTTGCCCCAGTCTGTTTTTTAATGGATTCCTTCGCTTACGAGGAACCAATTAACTTGGCTTGTATTAATAAAATAAGTTAAGTCATATTTGGTTAATTCAATACATTTTTCGTTAAAAAGATTTTTTAAGTCAGTTTTTGATAATTCGTGGATGCTAATGTTGTTGATTTTTGCGTCGTCATCAAGACGAATCGATTCTCCGTTTGCGGTGTAAATTTCGATATACATCGTACCATCCTCTCTGAATTACATTTGTTTATAGTTTTCCTTAAAAATACCGAGTTGATTAAGCGTCACAACAAGTTGCTGGCTGAAAAGTGGTAATGCTTGGATTTGGTCTAAGTCATTCGCATATGCAAAGTCAGCTACTTGCATGACAAGTGTGTGGAAAGATTCAGTCATTGTTTCGTTTTGCTGTTTTAAATACGAGTTCTCTTGTTCAAGCTCTTGGTATTTTGTTTGTAAATCTTGATATTTACGATCGAGTTCTTCTTTTTGCACAGCAAGAGACGAAAGTGAATAAATGCTTTTCAGCAAGTCATAGACATTATTTTCTTCGCCTTGGTTTTCGCTTAAAAGTTGCACGTTGCTTTTAACGCCAGATAATAAATCTACCAAGTTTTTTTCGCGTGTTTTGTCATAACTGATTTGTTCTTTGATAGATGTCGGCGGTTTATATTCAGAAGAAACGACTTTTCCGAAAATATTTGTTTTTTCTTTTTTACTGCTTTTTTGCGTTTTTCTTTTTCTACCCGGCTTATTTTTTGGGATATCTTCTACTTGAATCAATTCTTTTTTTAGTTTGTAGTAGGTATTTTGCAGCTGGCTCGGTGTTTTTGGAAAGATCCGCAAATCGTTTAAACTGAGCATTTCAGAGATATCAAGTACTTTCATATCTTCCAAAATAGCAATTTGGTAACATGCAGAAAGTAGTTCTAATTCAATTTTTAACCAACTAATGTTGGAGTGCATATATTTTTCGATTCCACCATGTTCTTCAACGGCTTGATAAAAATCAGTGAGTAAATGAAAGATTTCTTCGGCTGTTTGTTCGTCAATACCAGACTCTGACGCCATTTTTTTAATGTCGGTAGTAGATGAATTCCCCGGATTATCTACTTGTTTTTTTATTTCTTGAAGTAATTTTCTTATTTCTGATTTAGGCATACAATCACATACCTCTCTATCCTATAGTATTATTGATTTTCTGTTTATTTTTATAATAACAATATATGTTAGTTGTGTAAAGGGAGTGCGGGTGGGTCAAAAGGAGTGGGTATGAAGAACCTTTTTTTGCGTTAAATAAAAAAATATTAATCAAATAATGAGAAGTTTTCCTTTGATACAGCTGTTACTATGGCTGTTTTTTTAATTTTTACCGACTTTTCATTTTTTAAAAAAAGTATAGATTTTTTTTAGATTTGGTGTAAAATTTTATATTGCAGTTACAAAAAATACTATATTGATATATATTTTGAAAAAATGATTTATTTTTGTAATCTGATGAAGGGAGTGAAAGGTGAATTTACCTTACTTGAATGGAATATTTTTTATCACTTTTTAAAATTATTGCACTTTTAGCTGTGCTTGCAGGTATTTCTTACTTTTTAGTAAAGAAAAACAAACAAGCGGCTCGAACTAGAAAAAGCGAAAATGACCTTATAAAGTTGGAAGATACGCTTCTCATCTCTCATCAGTTACGCGCAGTTCTTCTAGAGGTGAACGGAGAGAAAGTGCTGGCGCTTATTTCAAATAATGATATTAGAACGGTGTCATTAAATGGAAATAATGTCCAAGATGAGTCACTTTTCCGAGAATTACTTTTGAAAGAGGAGACGAAAGTAAATGCGTAAAATAGCTTCTAAACGAGTATTTCAAGTATCCTTTATTGCTGTTTTTGTATTTTCTTTGATTTTCTTTTGGCCAGGTACGAGTGTTCATGCTGAAAGTTGGCTGGACTCGCTGGGTGTAAATGGAACAGATGGGGTTAATTCTAGTGTTGCCCTATTTGTTTTAGTGACAGTGCTATCTTTGTCTGCTTCGATTGTATTAATGTTCACACATTTTACGTATTGTATTATCGTTCTTGGATTAACGAGACAGGGGCTTGGAGCGACAAATTTGCCACCTAATCAGGTGCTTGTTGGTCTTGCACTTTTCCTATCTTTGTTTATGATGCAGCCTTTGATTACGGCATGGTACGACGATGTGTATAAACCATCACAAACAGAAGAATGGAGTGCATCAAAGGTTTGGGATGAGACAAAACCGCTGTTGACTAAGTATGTGGCTGAAAATACATATAAGCACGATATCAACATGATGTTAAAAGCTGAAGGAGAGGACCCAGTAACTAAAAAAGAAGATGCACCACTTATGGCTCTTATGCCAGCTTTTATTTTGACACAAATTACCCAAGGATTTTTAACTGGGATGTTTATTTACTTGGCGTTTATATTTATAGACTTGATTGTTAGTACTTTACTAATGTACCTCGGAATGATGATGGTTCCACCGATGACAATTAGTTTACCGTTTAAGATTTTAGTCTTTATTTTCATTGGAGGATACGGGCTAATTACCAACATGATTTTTCAAACAATTCACTTTTAAGGGAGTAGCAAAATGAATTTAACGCCGATTACGC belongs to Listeria ivanovii subsp. ivanovii and includes:
- a CDS encoding metallophosphoesterase family protein, which translates into the protein MKPIFAVGDVHGEITLLDELLENWDKKRERLLFVGDLIDRGENPAAVLRRVKALADNSGAIVLKGNHEQMLLDWLENPSEKMHYYLSQGGMETIQSLISDSLNKKTTPEGLAERIKLESAELIEFIRNLPLYYEEGKYVFVHAGVDLSKDDWHETEERDFYWIREPFLFGENKTGKVFIFGHTPVQNLHKDGSAGIWVSADKTRLDIDGGAVFGGELHGVVVEEKVITKSFTAKK
- a CDS encoding maltose acetyltransferase domain-containing protein, which produces MSSELEKMIAGEMYDPSDRELVHGRSRARKFCREINDTMDADSRQSVLKRLFGGTKESVYVEPDFRVDYGSNIYVGENFYANFDCVILDVCEVHIGENCMMAPGVHIYTATHPLDPVKRNSGLELGKPVKIGDNVWIGGRAIINPGVTLGNNVVVASGSVVTKSFPDNVVLAGNPARVIKTIEVKDK
- a CDS encoding DUF423 domain-containing protein, which produces MKKTIITGAIFAGLAVLLGAFGAHALKDVLGSYASTWETGVQYQMFHAVGILVVGLLMEKQASQLYAWAVILFSVGIAFFSGSLYILSISKVAVLGAITPIGGVCFVAGWLLLILGVSRRSTRFY
- a CDS encoding Cof-type HAD-IIB family hydrolase; the encoded protein is MIKVIASDMDGTLLNSNIEIAKENVEAIEKARAKGIHFVLCTGRMYDDAMGLINKANLYAPAICMNGAEIRDEHGKIVLQHPIDRNLARDTYNTLSELGMYTEFFTDMGPITTDKARGKEFMIEMHKRIHPDAPVSEITEKVEERFESKDVHEIPDVERILANKELTILKFISFSYDKEILAKAKAKLEKENELSVTSSFSDNIEITHREAQKGISLQYYVEKLGVTLDETFAIGDNMNDISMLKMAGYSVAMGNAEEEVKDLAEHVTSTNDEHGVAAAIYKMLETND
- a CDS encoding Lmo0654 family protein gives rise to the protein MAHENLRELEDRLIELRQEYQETISETRDFEDPQLQNGPINAAEVRLSALRHEISEVEKKIKKVEGNTK
- a CDS encoding DUF5327 family protein, with amino-acid sequence MIISDAKIFEQMESELAKARAATTKASQDKHLHGLMLLVQLAKTGDETGLEVETNLIPKSEPAQIVNMDGKKIELEDGANGDSLLDF
- a CDS encoding DUF975 family protein encodes the protein MTISQVKQTAKESLRGNWGIAIGIFVLAWLLETVASGVLGWIPFIGWIALFLLTGPLYVGVSWVYLAISRREQPDVAYMFSGFKEFGRTFLAYLLISIFTFLWSLLLIVPGIIKTYSYSQTFFILRDNPNISALDAITESRHMMNGHKGRLFGMSLTFLLWYLIPIAVAIAGGIIVAGGMASTSYTTDPTELISALAAGATFGGLVLILASWVISLGISLYVYPYLITSIAVFYDDLYAASEGIYTEETVIVEDEVDPFGKTEEDPFADDSHPDGFGPETAKEPEAPKDENEPK
- a CDS encoding DUF420 domain-containing protein, with the translated sequence MEQNKEKLTKPTSEKNYFWPIMIISFIAVVVILLLFFSPIGYQGAVHFDITIFPRMNAIFNSFTFVFLVIALWAIIKKKNINMHRGFILAAFTSTLFFLVSYLTFHYLSAETSTFGGTGIIRPIYFFILITHSFLAAIVVPLALFALVWGWTMQIGKHKKIVRWTMPIWLYVSLTGVLVYLFMAPYY
- the pdxK gene encoding pyridoxine/pyridoxal/pyridoxamine kinase; the encoded protein is MTIKKTLTIAGSDSSGGAGLQADLKTFEEYGTYGFSAITTIVTMDPDNNWAHGVTPIDAGLVREQLKTILSGGPVDAMKTGMLGSIDIIKATREAIDKYDLKNVVIDPVMVCKGEDELIQPENAEAIRDLLLPKATITTPNLFEAGQLSGLGKLTTLDDMKAAAKKIIELGAKYVVIKGGKALESDKAIDLLYDGKDFTVYEVEKISPSHNHGAGCTFAAAITAGLAKGLTVEEAVAKAKDFVTAAIKGGFALNEFIGPVWHGAYNKAENR